Within Aspergillus oryzae RIB40 DNA, chromosome 2, the genomic segment GGGCGCCTGAGGCCGGTGATATTGGAGATACCGACGACAGTGACTTCCGGAATATACAACTTGGACGAAAATATGGCACGAAATCTTGAGTTCCCGAAAAGGTATAGCGGGATCTCCGGGCGGTGAGGTTCTGCCTACGCCGATGACGGATTCTATATGAGGGGTGCATTTTGAGTCAGAGATTCTTACAATCGCGTCTGTGTCTTCATTTTCGGAATTTTCAACGGTTTCGGGGAAAGTATTTGCGGTTCTTCTATAGCCAAAATGTCCGCCGCTCCTTTTGACCTGCAACCGGGTCAAGTCTCTATCTCTCCCCTCCTGCAGAAGCTCGCCTACCCCTCCGAGAAGCTTCCTGTAGAAGCTGTAGACATTGCTTCAGCATTCGCATTGATTTTCGAGGATCGTCTCTCTGCTATACAGACGGCAGCTCTTTTAACACTTTTACACTCTACTGGAAGGGATCGGGATGCAGAGGTCATTGCTAGATGCTCTCATCGCATGCGAGAGGCCGCTACTCAAGTCGACAGGCCCACCTTgaaaaagatcatcaaggccCGCGGTAAGAAGGAGGGCACTTACAATGGAGGCCTGGTGAGAATTGCTATCGGTCCACAACTCATAAAATCCATAACCTAATATGTGGATTGTCTTAGTGCGATATTGTTGGTACTGGCGGAGATTCGCATTCCACTTTCAATATCTCTACCACCGCTTCTATCATCGCCTCGCCGCTTATCCTGATGGCCAAACATGGCAATCGCGCGCAGACCTCTTTCTCTGGATCCGCAGATGTCCTCAATGCTATTCCGCCGACTCCCCCGAATATTTCCGCTGTTAGCGCCGAGAACCTTGCGCAGGTGTACGAGAAGACCAATTATGCATTCTTGTTTGCCCCCAACTTCCACCCAGGCATGATGTACGCCAATGCAGTGCGCCGCGCATTGGGACTACGGACAATTTTCAACCTGATGGGCCCACTGGCTAATCCTGTTGATTGGGCCATTGAGGCTAGAGTAGTCGGTGTGGCCTACCAGAGCCTTGGTCCTGTTTTTGCCGAGGCCCTGAGACAGAATGGATGCAAAAAGGCAATGGTCATCTGCGGTGAGGAGGACCTAGATGAAATCAGCTGTGCTGGAAAGACCAACTGCTGGAAACTCACGGAATACCCTAACCCTGCCTACAAGGGTTCGGCAGATGATGAATGCTCAAGTGACGAGGACGAGCATGAAGTCCCCCGCACTCTGGTCAAATTTGAAACTTTCCAACTACACCCATCAGACTTTGGTCTGCCAACTCATCCATTGACTGCCGTATTCGGAAGAAAGATGCCCAAAGACAATGCAGCCAAGATTATGAGCATCCTGCGGAACGAACTGCCTCGCGATGATCCGATCCTCTCCTTTGTTCTTATGAACGTCGCTGCCCTTCTGGTTATTTCGGGTGTCTGTGAATCCGAGACTAGTAATATGGGACCCGGCGACGATGGCCAAGTGATTACCGAACGTGGACCAGGTGGTGGGCGCTGGAAGGAAGGTGTCCGACGAGCCAGATGGGCCGTCGAAAGTGGCGCAGCCCTTAAGTGCTTGGAGGGATTTATTGAAGTGACGAACAACCTTCAGTAAACCATTTATTTAGCAGTGGTCTagattctctctttctctttttttcgtttttaTTAAGAATATGTTCACAGATTGGCCGAGGTAGAGGTATAGGGACATGTGTATTGAATGACGAAATTAATAACGTTACTCATGGAAAACCTCAACACGAGTACCTTCCGCCGATGCACAGATATAATTAGTCCCTTTCAAACAAAGGCTATCTGCAGAACCATCGTCGCGTCGCAATattcaattttttttttgtcccATCAAACTCCCAAAGCGCCACCTGAATGCATATCACGATAAGATCGTAAGAAAAAATATTAAGCTAGCATCACGCAACCGGTCTACTCCATTTCACCGAGCTTCGAACTGAACCATTCTGTATAACCAAACAAAGTCAGCGAACTTTCAAATAAAAACTCTATCAAGAAAACTCacctcttcgtcctctcCTTGTACAACACACGATGACCGCATTCCTTGCAGCGGATCTGGTCACCCCTCTTCAGCGAGACACGGGCGTTGCACTCGCCGCATAGATAGGCAACCATAGGGCCATCCATGGAGCCAGCACCAGAGTCAAAGGCATTCTGTCCgcccaaagaggaaggaaCCTGGTACGCTTCGCGAGACATGGTGGGCGAGAGCTTTCcgacttttgctttttttgaGAATATGAAGGTAGGCAGGTGTGGGCGACTGAGGTGTTGGCTAGCGACTTGGATTGCGAGCTGGAGGGAGGCTTGATTGCGGGTTTTGAGGAGCTTTGGATtgttctggatattctttgcgCAAACCTAATTTTGCTGAGTCAGGCTTTGGAGAATGACGGTCGATTCTAGACTAGCCTTTTTGGGCTAAGCTTCTACTGAACCTTGGAAGGTTCAAAAGTTCCTGTCCTTATCAGTACTCAGTATCAGTATCTACTCAAATTCTTATGTAGTCCATAGTCCGTCAGACTTCGTCTATTATAGGTTACGCCAGCCTTGAAATGAACTAGTCAATCATCAGAACTAAATAAGCAGGTGATAGGAGTTTCCCAGCTCTTTCGAGCAAAACAAAACGAGGAGACGACTCCGCTAGGACCTATGTCTTCACAAGATAGCCATATATATAACAGCATTCTGGATATTCAATTGATCTATAATATTTAACGACACCTTAGCTTTGGATAAGTACGAAACAATAGAGGCCATTCTCCGTATATCTGCTAATCATTGCTATGTCTATACTCCCTGTcctatttttattaaatccaaagtactccgtacgagCTACTATAATAAAGCTCGACTTTGTTAGGACGGGGCGTCACTGATCTCTTTTCTGCGCAAGCCGTGCATTCCTTCTCATTTCATTGTCACCTTGGACAAGCCACTTGCTGGCCTCTATTAATTGAATCATGTTCACATATTGCTTAAAGAGCATAACTGGCGTCGAGACATAAAGTAGGCACCATGGAACAGTTTCGTTTAATTTATTGGCACTGAAATTGATGTAAGTATAGGTTACGTCACAGCGTATATTAGCCGCTCAAAATCTTACCGAGCCATCTCCATTGCCCCAGCACTCCAAGAGGAGCTCCATAGTCTTGAAGGATCGAATTGTGATACCTTGAGGCTCGCGTTGTCCATCAacgatggcgatgatgagaatgagagtAAATACAACGCAATAAAGAAGAGCTCGTTCAGCGCGCACACCATGAAAAGGACTTTCTAGATGTATTGTTAGTTTTGGAAAAAACGTATGAGCGGGCTAACACCAACGCACCGTGTTAGAGTAGTAGATCCGCATGACCCATGGCCGACTCTCATCGATCTGTTTGTGGCTCTGACGGTTTCCACCCATTGCCAAGGTCGCATACATATGGATGTAGTGACTTGAATAGTCCAAGCTAATCAAGCTCTGAAAAACAATACTCCACCTGGGGAATGCACTCGCCAAGAAAACTAGCAAGCAAGTTGTTGTACATCGGTCTGTAACCATATCCAGAACCGCACCGAATTGCGTTGATTGCCCTAGATGCCGGGCTGCGGCTCCATCTAGGGCATCAAGAAGACAAGAGACGCTATATAATAGCGAACATGTTCGTGGGTGCAGGGGCATGTAATAGAGGGATGTGATGGCGAGAACAACGCGGGCGTACCCTAGGAACTTTAAGAACTACTCAAGGGAATGTCATCAATGataaaagaaacataccgaTCAGGTTGGGAACGAAGAGGAAAACATTCTCTTCATAATCTTTATGCTGTGCAGCAGTGCCTTGTGCTGAATGACTGGCCATGTTCGTGGGCTTTCTCGGCGTTATCCGGTGAATGGATCAATAGAATTCTGGTAGATCGGAGTTGTGGTAGCGAGGGTTGATTGGGCTCGGAGCATCGATAATATATCATggaatttatttataatggTTGGGGCACgcaatgaatgaaaggaGAGAGGTAAGTTATTATATACTAGGGTCCTTAGTACTTGTCCCGTGACAGGCATGGTGCCAACGGTAAGCCCCGAGGCTAAAATCGGACCCAGTGTCCGCAATCGAACATACAACGACGATATCATCCACCTGTAACAACTTACAAGAGATCATTATCTTCAATAGAAAATTGCTAGACTCTACAGAGTACCAATTAGGCTCATTAATATGACTGCCCTTGATGCCAAAAGGGCAAGGGCTGGCGCCTGCTCGACTTGCCGGTGAGTGCAGCAGTGCAATCTTCCCTTCGGTTGATGGGTTGACATAAGGATAGCACTGAATGAGCCTCGAGTTTAGCATCCGAAAAAGACGATGTACTCCAGGGAGTAAAGGAGATACTTGTCAGCTTTGTCACTTGCTGTCGGTGCCCTGCAGCCTTGATTATGCCAGAAGGCCAGCCAGAGTGGCAGTTCAATCGGCATCAGGGAGGGAGAATCCCACACCTGATCAAATGCCACTATCTTGGGAACCGGACTTCTCGGAAGCACTGAAAACACATGAAGTCTTGCATGAATTAGTTGGCTTATATTTTCGCCACATTCATAACATTGCCCACACCATGTTTCACGAGCCCAGTTTCATGCATCATATGAGGGAAGGTACAGCATCCATGAAACATGTCTATGGCATGTGTGCATTAGCTGCCAGGTATGTTCTCACGCACTCAAACTAGTTGATCACTAGGCTACTCAGATCGATGACTGTAGATTAACAGGTTCTCTAAGAACCCGATTTTCCATGGTATCTCACCTTGCTCCCGTGGAAAAGTTTACGCCTTTCAGGCCGTGCGACTTTGTCGCCAATGTACGGATACTCCAAGCCTGGAAACAATTCAAGCATTGCTTTTGATTGGATATTTTTTTAGTGGCGAAGTTGatcatcaaagaaaacacataTATGTTGGACTCGCGCGGTTACATGCCGAGGCTCTGTCACTCTGGGGTTCTGCCACGCAGTCAAGTTCTGATGCGGTAATTCAAGAGGAGTATCGCCGAACCTGTTTCTCCGTTCGGATTGCCACCCACTGGTCTGCTTCTGACATGTTCATGGAGCCTGAAGATACGTGTCACAGCTCAGAAATGGTACCAGAAATAGATGATGTACTCTTCCATACCTTGACTTCCGCCGAGTTGCTGCGGAAACCCCCATTAGCACCCACATTTCGGTGTGACATGTGGGCTCAAATGGCACGGACGCTTGATATCTTTACCAAAATTAATGGATTACTGAGACAGCTCAGCCGAGGGGTGATTACCCTCAATGACTATTGCCAGGAGGCCCCTATACTGGAAGATCGTCTTAACCAATGGTACGAGAATCTGCCCGAGCACTTGACATACAGCTATGACCacctcattttcttcttggagaggcACCTTGGTCGAACCTTTTTGTCCATGCATATTGGATACTACCATTTTCGCCAaatgctcttctttcccttcctaAAGGCGGGTGTAGGTCGAGAAGCAACCACCACCGAACCTAAAGCAGCCAAGTGTAATGAAAGTGCAGCTACAGTTTCGGAGATCTTAAACTATGCCACAAGCCTTGAGAACTGTGAGTTGGACTACTTTATTTATGGACATATTGCTGTGGTCAGCTCTTGTGTTCATCTTCACTCTTTACTTTTCAGCGATGATCTCTCGGAGCTCTTCATGGCACGGCAACGACTCATTCTCAATTTTAAGTTTTTGATGAGAGTGAAATCATATTGGCCTATAGTTGACTCCTCTGTAAGTCCTTTTCGTGCCAAgcgttatatatatctctgtTTTTTTCTGTCAAGTCATTAAGAAATCCTTGGATATTGGTCAAAAAAACTGATCATGAAAAATTTTAGGTGTCTCGTCTACGAACTTTCCAGAACTCTTGCCGTAATTCTATGTCCGACCCATTTGCACTAGATAATTGGATGGCCCGTTTCCTTACAGaacattcttcttgtcttgCAGAGAGACAGACGCACGACTCACTGTCATCGAGTTTCGGTGTGGAAAGGATATCTACACAGTCTGCCGAATATAACGCGGAGCTTTCTGGTATAGCACAAAGTTCGGGGATTCTAAATACCCCCAATCCGGGGGCACTAGAAGGATCTCAATTGAAGGAACCGGAGAATGCCTGGGACGGCTT encodes:
- a CDS encoding anthranilate phosphoribosyltransferase (anthranilate phosphoribosyltransferase), translating into MSAAPFDLQPGQVSISPLLQKLAYPSEKLPVEAVDIASAFALIFEDRLSAIQTAALLTLLHSTGRDRDAEVIARCSHRMREAATQVDRPTLKKIIKARGKKEGTYNGGLCDIVGTGGDSHSTFNISTTASIIASPLILMAKHGNRAQTSFSGSADVLNAIPPTPPNISAVSAENLAQVYEKTNYAFLFAPNFHPGMMYANAVRRALGLRTIFNLMGPLANPVDWAIEARVVGVAYQSLGPVFAEALRQNGCKKAMVICGEEDLDEISCAGKTNCWKLTEYPNPAYKGSADDECSSDEDEHEVPRTLVKFETFQLHPSDFGLPTHPLTAVFGRKMPKDNAAKIMSILRNELPRDDPILSFVLMNVAALLVISGVCESETSNMGPGDDGQVITERGPGGGRWKEGVRRARWAVESGAALKCLEGFIEVTNNLQ
- a CDS encoding CDP-alcohol phosphatidyltransferase family protein (phosphatidylinositol synthase); this translates as MASHSAQGTAAQHKDYEENVFLFVPNLIGYARVVLAITSLYYMPLHPRTCSLLYSVSCLLDALDGAAARHLGQSTQFGAVLDMVTDRCTTTCLLVFLASAFPRWSIVFQSLISLDYSSHYIHMYATLAMGGNRQSHKQIDESRPWVMRIYYSNTKVLFMVCALNELFFIALYLLSFSSSPSLMDNASLKVSQFDPSRLWSSSWSAGAMEMARANKLNETVPWCLLYVSTPVMLFKQYVNMIQLIEASKWLVQGDNEMRRNARLAQKRDQ
- a CDS encoding putative C6 transcription factor (predicted protein), giving the protein MPLSWEPDFSEALKTHEVLHELVGLYFRHIHNIAHTMFHEPSFMHHMREGTASMKHVYGMCALAARFSKNPIFHGISPCSRGKVYAFQAVRLCRQCTDTPSLETIQALLLIGYFFSGEVDHQRKHIYVGLARLHAEALSLWGSATQSSSDAVIQEEYRRTCFSVRIATHWSASDMFMEPEDTCHSSEMVPEIDDVLFHTLTSAELLRKPPLAPTFRCDMWAQMARTLDIFTKINGLLRQLSRGVITLNDYCQEAPILEDRLNQWYENLPEHLTYSYDHLIFFLERHLGRTFLSMHIGYYHFRQMLFFPFLKAGVGREATTTEPKAAKCNESAATVSEILNYATSLENCELDYFIYGHIAVVSSCVHLHSLLFSDDLSELFMARQRLILNFKFLMRVKSYWPIVDSSVSRLRTFQNSCRNSMSDPFALDNWMARFLTEHSSCLAERQTHDSLSSSFGVERISTQSAEYNAELSGIAQSSGILNTPNPGALEGSQLKEPENAWDGLSYLMNDQSITNEALADNAIDWLLKE